In Synechococcus sp. CC9616, the following are encoded in one genomic region:
- a CDS encoding membrane protein yields the protein MELGLVREIGSKALLAGGGALLLYWTFTAVKLVLSARGINPLIKQFFTQVAAGRIDAAYLLTTKSYRQHVNRQQFIRFLAGLKLNKYRNLKSGRPRIQESDVILTVKLKAENDDELPLDFTFTKVDDNWRIARINPVNA from the coding sequence ATGGAACTGGGTCTAGTGCGCGAGATCGGCAGCAAGGCGCTACTGGCCGGAGGTGGCGCTCTACTCCTCTACTGGACGTTCACTGCCGTGAAACTGGTGCTGAGCGCCAGGGGCATCAATCCACTGATCAAGCAGTTTTTCACCCAGGTGGCTGCCGGTCGGATTGATGCTGCTTATCTGCTCACCACCAAGTCCTACCGACAACACGTCAACCGGCAGCAGTTCATCCGCTTTCTGGCCGGTCTGAAACTGAACAAGTACCGCAATCTCAAATCGGGTCGCCCGCGCATCCAAGAGAGCGACGTGATCCTGACTGTGAAGCTCAAGGCCGAAAACGACGACGAGCTTCCCCTCGACTTCACGTTCACCAAGGTTGATGACAACTGGCGCATCGCCCGCATCAACCCGGTCAATGCCTGA
- the ligA gene encoding NAD-dependent DNA ligase LigA, with protein sequence MPDQHERAAELRHLLNRAAHAYYVLDAPEMEDAVYDRLYRELSELETSNPSLQSPDSPTQRVGGPPAEGFSSVEHRVGLLSLDNAFNRDDLQAWHERLLRVLDRPEDSRLPLVGELKIDGNALALSYRNGILQRAATRGDGSRGEEITANVRTISSIPLRLQIDNPPEWVEVRGEAFIPDATFTAINAEREQRGEALFANPRNACAGTLRQLDPKVVASRRLDFFAYTLHLPGDAQPPSQWAALEWLNTGGFRVNPNRELCADLAAINRFCDHWEQGRHDLPYATDGVVVKLNDLLLQDEAGFTQKAPRWAIALKYPAEEAPTRLLRVGAQVGRTGAVTPVAEFEPVALAGTSVSRATLHNADRIAELDLHLGDTIVVRKAGEIIPEVVRVLPELRPSTATPVQLPEQCPECGSSLVREGDEAATRCVNSSCPAILRGGMRHWVSKGALDVDGLGSKLIEQLVDRGLVRSLADLYRLDASLLASLDRMGDKSATNLVAALEASKQQPWHRQLYGLGIRHIGEVNAKALATDFVSINSLAAAALDAPEQIAALHGIGPEICASLGQWLRTPANQQLLQDLRSVGLSLEASASEQEAASQAGADANGVLQGKTFVLTGTLPNLSRSDAKALIEAAGGKVSGSVSKKTDYLVAGEAAGSKLSKAESLKITILDESALHQLLEKSQ encoded by the coding sequence ATGCCTGATCAGCACGAGCGGGCCGCAGAACTGCGGCACTTGCTCAACCGTGCAGCTCACGCCTATTACGTTCTCGACGCTCCCGAAATGGAAGACGCGGTCTATGACCGCCTCTACCGGGAACTTTCAGAGCTCGAAACATCCAACCCAAGCCTGCAAAGCCCTGACAGCCCCACCCAGCGGGTGGGTGGTCCACCTGCCGAAGGGTTCAGCAGCGTTGAGCACCGGGTGGGCCTGCTCAGCCTCGACAACGCTTTTAATCGCGACGACCTCCAGGCCTGGCACGAGCGGCTGCTCAGGGTGCTGGACCGCCCCGAGGACAGCCGCCTGCCCCTAGTGGGGGAACTGAAAATTGATGGCAACGCCCTGGCGCTGAGCTACCGCAATGGGATCTTGCAGCGAGCAGCCACCCGTGGCGACGGCAGTCGCGGTGAAGAGATCACCGCCAACGTACGCACGATCAGCTCGATTCCCCTGCGCCTGCAGATCGACAACCCACCGGAATGGGTGGAAGTGAGAGGAGAAGCCTTCATCCCCGATGCCACCTTTACGGCCATCAATGCCGAACGCGAGCAACGGGGCGAGGCCCTGTTCGCCAATCCCCGCAACGCCTGCGCCGGAACCCTGCGCCAACTGGACCCAAAGGTGGTTGCCTCACGCCGGCTCGACTTCTTCGCTTACACCTTGCATCTACCGGGTGATGCCCAACCCCCCAGCCAATGGGCAGCCCTGGAGTGGCTGAACACGGGCGGGTTCCGCGTGAACCCGAACCGGGAACTTTGCGCAGATCTGGCAGCCATCAACCGCTTCTGCGACCACTGGGAGCAGGGTCGCCATGACCTCCCATATGCCACCGACGGCGTGGTGGTGAAGTTGAACGACCTGCTGCTGCAAGACGAAGCCGGCTTCACCCAGAAGGCACCGCGCTGGGCGATCGCCCTGAAATACCCCGCGGAAGAAGCCCCCACCCGTCTGCTGCGCGTTGGCGCTCAGGTGGGCCGCACCGGTGCCGTCACCCCCGTGGCCGAATTCGAACCGGTTGCCCTGGCCGGCACCAGCGTCAGCCGCGCCACCCTCCACAACGCTGACCGGATCGCTGAACTGGATCTGCATCTGGGCGACACGATCGTGGTGCGCAAAGCCGGGGAGATCATCCCGGAAGTGGTGCGGGTGCTACCGGAGCTCAGGCCCAGCACAGCCACCCCGGTGCAGCTGCCGGAGCAGTGCCCCGAATGTGGCTCGAGCCTGGTGCGGGAGGGTGATGAGGCCGCCACCCGCTGTGTGAACAGCAGTTGCCCGGCGATCCTTCGAGGAGGCATGCGGCACTGGGTGAGCAAGGGCGCCCTGGATGTGGATGGCCTCGGCAGCAAGCTGATCGAACAGCTGGTGGACCGTGGCCTGGTGCGCTCGCTGGCCGATCTCTACCGGTTGGATGCGTCCCTGCTCGCCAGCCTGGATCGGATGGGAGACAAGTCAGCCACCAACCTGGTGGCGGCTCTCGAAGCCTCCAAACAGCAGCCCTGGCACCGCCAGCTATACGGCCTCGGAATCCGACACATCGGCGAGGTCAACGCCAAAGCGCTCGCCACCGACTTTGTCAGCATCAACAGCCTCGCGGCAGCGGCCCTGGACGCACCGGAGCAGATCGCTGCGCTGCACGGCATCGGCCCGGAAATTTGCGCCAGCCTCGGCCAATGGCTGCGCACACCCGCCAACCAACAGCTGCTACAGGACTTGCGCAGCGTCGGCCTCTCCCTGGAAGCGAGTGCCTCCGAGCAAGAGGCCGCGAGCCAAGCCGGAGCTGACGCCAACGGCGTTCTGCAGGGCAAGACGTTTGTTTTAACGGGCACCTTGCCCAACCTCAGCCGCAGCGACGCCAAGGCGCTGATCGAAGCGGCCGGCGGCAAGGTGAGCGGCAGCGTCAGCAAGAAAACCGACTATTTGGTGGCGGGTGAAGCCGCTGGAAGCAAATTGAGCAAAGCCGAAAGCCTGAAGATCACGATTCTCGATGAATCCGCACTCCATCAACTTCTTGAGAAAAGCCAATAA